A window from Gammaproteobacteria bacterium encodes these proteins:
- a CDS encoding transcriptional activator RfaH — protein sequence MPWYVVQTKPRQERVAEENLSRQGYHCYLPRIKIIKFVRNREVIQLDPLFPGYVFFQPAHAEHSIAPVRSTLGVLKIVRFGEEFAVMRPKTLENIRQFEMQQHATQYAELTPIKPGVVVRVASGPLAGLEGLVSSISEKRVVVLFQLLGQDTQVRLSPHQLKLAG from the coding sequence ATGCCTTGGTATGTGGTGCAGACCAAGCCGCGTCAGGAGCGTGTCGCCGAGGAAAACTTGTCGCGCCAGGGGTATCACTGCTATCTGCCCCGTATCAAGATAATCAAATTTGTACGCAATCGCGAAGTCATTCAACTGGATCCATTATTTCCAGGGTATGTTTTTTTTCAGCCCGCTCATGCCGAGCATTCCATTGCGCCAGTGCGCTCAACGTTGGGCGTGCTAAAGATCGTTCGTTTCGGTGAAGAATTCGCGGTAATGCGCCCGAAAACGCTGGAAAACATCAGGCAGTTTGAAATGCAGCAGCATGCCACACAGTACGCGGAACTCACCCCAATCAAACCTGGTGTCGTGGTTCGTGTGGCAAGTGGACCGTTGGCTGGACTGGAAGGCTTGGTTTCCAGTATTTCGGAAAAGCGCGTGGTCGTTCTGTTTCAATTGTTAGGGCAAGACACCCAAGTAAGATTAAGCCCGCACCAGCTTAAGTTGGCAGGTTAG